In one window of Notolabrus celidotus isolate fNotCel1 chromosome 15, fNotCel1.pri, whole genome shotgun sequence DNA:
- the LOC117826629 gene encoding G2/M phase-specific E3 ubiquitin-protein ligase-like encodes MVCESISPNRGSSVTSHCTGVSGDHQNLVKCDNSRAAADSTPRHAGQSDSVAVPLRTAQQHDIATLPTAAPVRRECAPRYQAQRFSSWTSGTRKKRFCEGLKTLGVLDQIRRHPDSFRPLFCYEPNTLTADQVDDLFSIRLSPEGSNKRAAEEMVVTFWRDYLQDAEEEEGPSKLEKILAFTTGASVVPPIGFSPTPSVQFIHKGDDGFSTSMFPLANTCVNCIKLPLHVSYQLFKEKFDFALGNTYGFGRA; translated from the exons atggtgtgtgagagcatttca CCTAACCGAGGCAGCAGCGTTACTTCACACTGTACTGGCGTCAGCGGAGACCATCAGAACCTTGTCAAATGCGACAACAGTCGGGCAGCAGCCGACTCCACGCCGCGACACGCTGGACAGTCAGATAGCGTCGCTGTTCCCCTCCGGACAGCACAGCAACATGACATTGCCACATTGCCCACTGCAGCTCCAGTCCGGAGAGAGTGTGCGCCGCGTTATCAAGCGCAACGCTTCAGCTCTTGGACATCAGGCACAAGGAAGAAAAG GTTCTGTGAAGGACTGAAAACTCTTGGGGTTCTGGACCAAATACGACGACATCCAGACAGCTTTCGACCCCTGTTCTGCTATGAGCCGAACACACTGACTGCTGACCAGGTGGATGATCTTTTCAGCATTCGTCTCTCTCCAGAAGGGAGCAACAAGAGAGCTGCTGAGGAGATGGTTGTTACTTTCTGGAGGGACTATCTCCAAGATGCAGAAG aagaagaagggccATCCAAACTAGAGAAGATATTGGCCTTCACAACTGGAGCATCTGTGGTACCACCTATCGGCTTTTCCCCAACTCCTTCTGTCCAGTTCATTCACAAAGGAGATGATGGCTTCTCTACATCAATGTTCCCTCTTGCCAACACATGTGTTAACTGCATCAAGTTGCCACTACATGTGTCTTACCAACTGTTCAAGGAAAAGTTTGACTTTGCATTAGGAAACACATATGGGTTTGGCAGGGCATGA
- the LOC117826195 gene encoding uncharacterized protein LOC117826195 isoform X1, with protein sequence MIYTHHVLPFSVGHDRGAHYPHCFLQKSWSCELFQLRTLQTSRGYLEERKAVLIHRVLERKRKLMLKVTPVFVQTGKDLLLDVKEAVTLGETDLLTWSVNKTENIARFYAHGKIVYKSYSERAEYFALNHSLLLKKVEQSDSGYYRAHVSSDANTDVAEHKVTVLDPVSPVKLTVNSCSSDSSNLTVTCSTQDSLISRTFTCDDQTCSDERGERAEFTTPGASLNVYLQNNPITCVHKNEVSWTEDVIKIEAFCKKDPGPQSYFNNISVFTVKIIVISSGLVIMVCAVISVHIIENVKKRK encoded by the exons ATGATATACACTCATCATGTTTTACCCTTCAGTGTGGGACACGACAGGGGTGCTCACTACCCCCACTGCTTTCTGCAGAAGTCATGGAGCTGTGAGCTATTTCAATTACGTACTCTACAAACATCAAGGGGATATTtagaggaaagaaaagcagtCCTCATTCACCGTGTgttagagaggaagaggaaactgATGCTAAAGG TGactcctgtgtttgtgcagacCGGAAAGGATTTACTTCTGGATGTCAAAGAAGCTGTTACTCTAGGAGAGACTGATCTTTTAACATGGTCTGTTAATAAGACCGAAAATATTGCAAGATTTTATGCACATGGGAAAATAGTTTATAAGAGTTATTCAGAAAGGGCTGAATATTTTGCTCTAAATCACTCTCTGCTGTTGAAGAAAGTGGAACAGAGTGATAGTGGATACTACAGAGCACATGTTTCTAGTGATGCTAACACAGATGTAGCTGAACACAAGGTCACAGTTCTGG ATCCAGTGTCTCCAGTGAAGCTGACAGTGaactcctgcagctcagactcctcTAACCTCACAGTGACCTGCAGCACTCAGGACTCTCTCATCAGCAGGACTTTTACATGTGACGACCAAACCTGctctgatgagagaggagagagagcagagtttACCACACCTGGAGCCTCTCTCAATGTCTACCTGCAGAACAACCCCATCACCTGTGTCCATAAGAACGAGGTCAGCTGGACAGAGGACGTTATAAAGATTGAAGCTTTTTGTAAGAAGGACCCTG gtccTCAGAGTTATTTCAATAATATCTCTGTGTTCACTGTGAAGATAATTGTGATCTCTTCTGGTCTGGTCATCATGGTGTG
- the LOC117826322 gene encoding uncharacterized protein LOC117826322, which yields MMSIFVILGLLVCVDAEVTPVFVQTGKDLLLDVKEAVTLGEADLFIWTVNNKKDIARLDDTGRVTIFRYYSGKAGVQNQSLLLRTVTKSDRGDYRARVSGDNPKVLAEYKVTVLDPVSPVKLTVNSCSSDSSNLTVTCSTQDSLISRTFTCDDPTCSDERGERAEFTTPGASLNVYLQNNSITCVHKNEVSRTEDVIKIEAFCKKDPGPLSYFNNISVCTVKIIVISSGLVFMVCAVISVHIIENVKKRK from the exons atgatgtccATCTTTGTGATTCTGGGACTGCTGGTCTGCGTGGACGCAGAAG TGactcctgtgtttgtgcagacCGGAAAGGATTTACTTCTGGATGTCAAAGAAGCTGTTACTCTAGGAGAGGCTGATCTTTTCATATGGACTGTCAATAACAAGAAAGATATTGCAAGACTTGATGATACTGGTAGAGTAACTATTTTCAGGTATTATTCAGGAAAAGCTGGCGTTCAGAATCAGTCCTTACTGTTGAGGACTGTGACAAAGAGTGATCGTGGAGATTACAGAGCTCGTGTTTCTGGAGACAATCCCAAAGTTCTAGCTGAATACAAGGTCACAGTTCTGG ATCCAGTGTCTCCAGTGAAGCTGACAGTGaactcctgcagctcagactcctcTAACCTCACAGTGACTTGCAGCACTCAGGACTCTCTCATCAGCAGGACTTTCACATGTGACGACCCAACCTGctctgatgagagaggagagagagcagagtttACCACACCTGGAGCCTCTCTCAATGTCTACCTGCAGAACAACTCCATCACCTGTGTCCATAAGAACGAGGTCAGCAGGACAGAGGACGTCATAAAGATTGAAGCTTTTTGTAAGAAGGACCCTG gtccTCTGAGTTATTTCAATAATATCTCTGTGTGCACAGTGAAGATAATTGTGATCTCTTCTGGTCTGGTCTTCATGGTGTGTGCAGTCATCAGTGTTCACATCATAGAGAACGTCAAGAAGAGGAAATAA
- the LOC117826195 gene encoding uncharacterized protein LOC117826195 isoform X4 produces the protein MKVEQSDSGYYRAHVSSDANTDVAEHKVTVLDPVSPVKLTVNSCSSDSSNLTVTCSTQDSLISRTFTCDDQTCSDERGERAEFTTPGASLNVYLQNNPITCVHKNEVSWTEDVIKIEAFCKKDPGPQSYFNNISVFTVKIIVISSGLVIMVCAVISVHIIENVKKRK, from the exons ATG AAAGTGGAACAGAGTGATAGTGGATACTACAGAGCACATGTTTCTAGTGATGCTAACACAGATGTAGCTGAACACAAGGTCACAGTTCTGG ATCCAGTGTCTCCAGTGAAGCTGACAGTGaactcctgcagctcagactcctcTAACCTCACAGTGACCTGCAGCACTCAGGACTCTCTCATCAGCAGGACTTTTACATGTGACGACCAAACCTGctctgatgagagaggagagagagcagagtttACCACACCTGGAGCCTCTCTCAATGTCTACCTGCAGAACAACCCCATCACCTGTGTCCATAAGAACGAGGTCAGCTGGACAGAGGACGTTATAAAGATTGAAGCTTTTTGTAAGAAGGACCCTG gtccTCAGAGTTATTTCAATAATATCTCTGTGTTCACTGTGAAGATAATTGTGATCTCTTCTGGTCTGGTCATCATGGTGTG
- the LOC117826195 gene encoding uncharacterized protein LOC117826195 isoform X2 — protein MMSIFVILGLLVCVDAEVTPVFVQTGKDLLLDVKEAVTLGETDLLTWSVNKTENIARFYAHGKIVYKSYSERAEYFALNHSLLLKKVEQSDSGYYRAHVSSDANTDVAEHKVTVLDPVSPVKLTVNSCSSDSSNLTVTCSTQDSLISRTFTCDDQTCSDERGERAEFTTPGASLNVYLQNNPITCVHKNEVSWTEDVIKIEAFCKKDPGPQSYFNNISVFTVKIIVISSGLVIMVCAVISVHIIENVKKRK, from the exons atgatgtccATCTTTGTGATTCTGGGACTGCTGGTCTGCGTGGACGCAGAAG TGactcctgtgtttgtgcagacCGGAAAGGATTTACTTCTGGATGTCAAAGAAGCTGTTACTCTAGGAGAGACTGATCTTTTAACATGGTCTGTTAATAAGACCGAAAATATTGCAAGATTTTATGCACATGGGAAAATAGTTTATAAGAGTTATTCAGAAAGGGCTGAATATTTTGCTCTAAATCACTCTCTGCTGTTGAAGAAAGTGGAACAGAGTGATAGTGGATACTACAGAGCACATGTTTCTAGTGATGCTAACACAGATGTAGCTGAACACAAGGTCACAGTTCTGG ATCCAGTGTCTCCAGTGAAGCTGACAGTGaactcctgcagctcagactcctcTAACCTCACAGTGACCTGCAGCACTCAGGACTCTCTCATCAGCAGGACTTTTACATGTGACGACCAAACCTGctctgatgagagaggagagagagcagagtttACCACACCTGGAGCCTCTCTCAATGTCTACCTGCAGAACAACCCCATCACCTGTGTCCATAAGAACGAGGTCAGCTGGACAGAGGACGTTATAAAGATTGAAGCTTTTTGTAAGAAGGACCCTG gtccTCAGAGTTATTTCAATAATATCTCTGTGTTCACTGTGAAGATAATTGTGATCTCTTCTGGTCTGGTCATCATGGTGTG
- the LOC117826195 gene encoding uncharacterized protein LOC117826195 isoform X3, giving the protein MMSIFVILGLLVCVDAEVTPVFVQTGKDLLLDVKEAVTLGETDLLTWSVNKTENIARFYAHGKIVYKSYSERAEYFALNHSLLLKKVEQSDSGYYRAHVSSDANTDVAEHKVTVLDPVSPVKLTVNSCSSDSSNLTVTCSTQDSLISRTFTCDDQTCSDERGERAEFTTPGASLNVYLQNNPITCVHKNEVSWTEDVIKIEAFCKKDPGPQSYFNNISVFTVKIIVISSGLVIMVCAVISVHIIENVKKRK; this is encoded by the exons atgatgtccATCTTTGTGATTCTGGGACTGCTGGTCTGTGTGGACGCAGAAG TGactcctgtgtttgtgcagacCGGAAAGGATTTACTTCTGGATGTCAAAGAAGCTGTTACTCTAGGAGAGACTGATCTTTTAACATGGTCTGTTAATAAGACCGAAAATATTGCAAGATTTTATGCACATGGGAAAATAGTTTATAAGAGTTATTCAGAAAGGGCTGAATATTTTGCTCTAAATCACTCTCTGCTGTTGAAGAAAGTGGAACAGAGTGATAGTGGATACTACAGAGCACATGTTTCTAGTGATGCTAACACAGATGTAGCTGAACACAAGGTCACAGTTCTGG ATCCAGTGTCTCCAGTGAAGCTGACAGTGaactcctgcagctcagactcctcTAACCTCACAGTGACCTGCAGCACTCAGGACTCTCTCATCAGCAGGACTTTTACATGTGACGACCAAACCTGctctgatgagagaggagagagagcagagtttACCACACCTGGAGCCTCTCTCAATGTCTACCTGCAGAACAACCCCATCACCTGTGTCCATAAGAACGAGGTCAGCTGGACAGAGGACGTTATAAAGATTGAAGCTTTTTGTAAGAAGGACCCTG gtccTCAGAGTTATTTCAATAATATCTCTGTGTTCACTGTGAAGATAATTGTGATCTCTTCTGGTCTGGTCATCATGGTGTG